In the Methanococcoides sp. LMO-2 genome, one interval contains:
- a CDS encoding energy-coupling factor ABC transporter permease, which translates to MHIFEGFLPSPWWQLWFVFSIPIIFFGIYRLNKLVSEKRELLPLLAVAGAFIFVLSSLKMPSVTGSSSHPTGTGMAAILFGPAIAAVLSTIVLLYQSIFLAHGGLTTLGANVASMGIIGPVVAYAIYKAGMKANINFYVVVFLAATFADWFTYVVTSLQLALAFPAEVGGFAASLKAFMLVFATTQVPLAIMEGALTALIFKYVIQVKSDALVELNVITESVLNKIRGTSQ; encoded by the coding sequence ATGCATATATTTGAGGGATTCTTACCATCACCATGGTGGCAACTGTGGTTTGTGTTCTCTATACCAATAATATTCTTTGGTATCTACAGGTTGAACAAACTTGTATCTGAAAAGCGCGAACTATTGCCTTTACTGGCAGTAGCGGGAGCATTCATCTTTGTACTTTCATCTTTGAAAATGCCATCTGTTACGGGCAGTTCATCACACCCAACAGGAACAGGAATGGCAGCAATTCTCTTCGGTCCTGCAATTGCAGCGGTCCTGAGTACAATTGTACTGCTTTACCAATCTATTTTCCTTGCACACGGCGGTCTTACAACACTGGGCGCAAATGTAGCATCAATGGGTATCATTGGCCCTGTTGTGGCATATGCTATCTATAAGGCTGGTATGAAAGCTAACATCAACTTCTATGTGGTAGTGTTCCTTGCAGCTACATTTGCAGACTGGTTCACCTATGTGGTAACTTCTCTTCAGCTTGCTTTAGCTTTCCCGGCAGAGGTCGGCGGATTTGCAGCATCACTCAAGGCGTTCATGCTTGTGTTCGCAACAACCCAGGTTCCTCTGGCTATCATGGAGGGTGCACTGACAGCTCTTATCTTCAAGTATGTGATACAGGTAAAGAGCGATGCACTTGTAGAGCTCAATGTTATTACAGAATCAGTCCTTAACAAGATCAGGGGGACCAGCCAGTGA
- a CDS encoding cobalt-precorrin-7 (C(5))-methyltransferase, whose protein sequence is MIIAGVGVGPNMLTLEAIEAIRNASVVYGSKRSLELAEPYIECEAKIIKNYKALHELPDDAVVLSTGDPMFSGLGKFAGEGDRIIPGISSIQVACSRLCVSMSNIAAITAHGRDPAPAKKAFIQEIELGKDIFMLPADTFGVAEVAEVLKEMGVEAGLYVCENFGYPEERIAGGTVDLPPKAESILHCVVVVRQ, encoded by the coding sequence ATGATAATCGCAGGGGTCGGTGTCGGGCCGAACATGTTGACACTGGAAGCCATCGAAGCAATACGCAATGCATCGGTGGTCTATGGCTCAAAGCGCTCCCTTGAGCTTGCAGAACCTTACATTGAATGTGAGGCAAAGATCATCAAGAACTACAAGGCCCTGCACGAGCTGCCTGATGATGCGGTGGTACTTTCCACAGGCGATCCAATGTTCTCCGGGCTTGGCAAGTTTGCCGGGGAGGGTGACAGGATCATCCCGGGCATCTCTTCAATTCAGGTGGCATGTTCCCGCCTGTGTGTCAGCATGTCGAACATAGCTGCAATAACGGCGCATGGCCGTGACCCTGCACCTGCAAAGAAGGCATTTATCCAGGAGATCGAATTGGGTAAGGACATTTTCATGCTCCCTGCTGACACTTTTGGTGTTGCTGAGGTTGCTGAAGTGCTAAAGGAAATGGGTGTCGAAGCCGGACTTTACGTTTGCGAGAACTTCGGTTATCCTGAAGAGCGCATTGCAGGCGGAACAGTGGACTTACCTCCAAAGGCAGAATCAATTTTACATTGTGTTGTAGTTGTAAGGCAATAA
- a CDS encoding cobalt-precorrin-5B (C(1))-methyltransferase: protein MIDPVNKSKIPEEWINKSTMSRDELVEGIKSGMLVVLSDGSVLRRGYTTGTTATVAAKAAVLSLKKDVDRVSVPTPVGLRAVMDVRAKDGHAVAIKLKNDHESDITRGLEFEAKAVESDKINITAGEGIGIVTRGGLQSKKGYPAINPKPMQQIKDAVAEAVEEIGIKGVDVELYLPRGAEIAKQTLNSRIGVEGGISILGTTGFVEPWNDHLGEMKSDLVRDASKVVLTTGRIGIRYSTMLFPDYTVVLAGSRISEFLDSTTGEVAICGLPGLVLKWGDPEMLKDSGYATVSEMIEVEPEGEHIKRAFAKTVEKGKGARIVVVDRDGTVLMDSGENK from the coding sequence ATTATCGATCCTGTTAATAAATCAAAGATCCCGGAAGAGTGGATCAATAAATCAACAATGTCCCGCGATGAGCTTGTAGAAGGCATAAAAAGCGGGATGCTGGTGGTTCTTAGTGATGGTTCGGTTCTCAGACGAGGATATACCACAGGAACCACTGCTACCGTTGCGGCCAAGGCAGCAGTCCTTTCATTGAAGAAAGATGTGGACAGGGTCTCAGTACCCACACCTGTAGGACTTCGCGCTGTCATGGATGTCAGGGCAAAGGACGGTCATGCTGTTGCTATTAAACTGAAAAACGACCATGAGTCTGATATCACCCGTGGCCTTGAGTTCGAGGCAAAGGCAGTCGAGTCTGACAAGATCAATATCACTGCCGGAGAGGGAATAGGTATCGTCACAAGAGGCGGCCTGCAGTCCAAGAAGGGCTATCCTGCCATCAACCCAAAGCCAATGCAGCAGATCAAGGACGCTGTGGCAGAGGCCGTGGAAGAGATCGGAATCAAAGGTGTTGATGTGGAGCTATACCTGCCCAGAGGCGCTGAGATCGCAAAGCAGACCCTGAACAGCCGTATCGGCGTTGAGGGTGGCATCTCAATTCTCGGAACAACAGGTTTTGTTGAGCCCTGGAACGACCACCTTGGTGAGATGAAGAGCGATCTCGTACGCGATGCTTCAAAGGTCGTCCTGACCACCGGTCGTATCGGTATCCGCTATTCTACCATGCTTTTCCCTGACTATACGGTTGTTCTTGCCGGAAGCCGTATCTCCGAGTTCCTGGATTCAACAACCGGTGAAGTAGCCATTTGCGGCCTGCCGGGCTTGGTCCTGAAATGGGGAGATCCTGAAATGCTCAAGGACAGCGGTTATGCAACTGTCTCAGAGATGATCGAGGTGGAACCTGAAGGCGAGCACATCAAACGTGCATTTGCCAAAACAGTGGAGAAAGGCAAGGGTGCACGCATTGTGGTAGTTGACAGGGACGGAACCGTCCTCATGGACAGCGGGGAAAATAAATGA
- the mutL gene encoding DNA mismatch repair endonuclease MutL produces the protein MSEVSGNRIRVLDEATINKIAAGEVVERPASVVKELLDNSIDAHATDIRVEVKGAGTELITVTDNGKGMSREDSTLAFTKHATSKIGHIDDLEKVLTLGFRGEALSSIAAVAKVYLTTREKDSISGTKVVVSGGAIENVLEVGAAPGTTIAVESLFYNTPARKKYLKSMRTELAHITDVVTRHAFGHPEISFTLISDGKVLVRSPTSGEIFDSIVYLLGSESAKKLIPVEFESDIVKINGYISKPELSRSGTDQQYFFINGRGIASKSISNAVRLGYYNLIPKGRFPVAVLDLELDLTEVDVNVHPAKRYVRMSHEREVCDAVTLAVENALKVEQLVPEVSLPEKKLAQAVLVEQVEESREEVPDAIYEGGPVEFPQEELPVTEKKTLPLVKEDEETYHYTARDTEKRLKRSERTLANTPKKPERAATGLDRARIVGQVNELYIIVELDDGLVIVDQHAAHERVMYEQICDISSSGWQELITPVTLDLTSKEKVLLEEYIPYLEEMGFGISEFGPNSYVVTTVPALLGKMESTELVHDIIIDLLSTGRVRNDTGMFDNLCKTMACRAAIKAGAECSIGQMESLLKQLDMADNPYTCPHGRPTMISFSRAELDKLFKRTG, from the coding sequence ATGTCAGAAGTGAGCGGCAACAGGATCCGTGTGCTGGATGAGGCTACCATCAACAAGATAGCCGCAGGCGAGGTAGTAGAGCGCCCGGCATCGGTTGTGAAAGAGCTTCTGGATAATTCCATTGACGCGCATGCTACCGATATTCGAGTGGAAGTGAAGGGGGCCGGAACGGAACTGATCACAGTTACCGACAATGGCAAAGGAATGTCCAGGGAGGACTCCACTCTTGCATTCACAAAACACGCCACGAGCAAGATAGGTCATATCGATGACCTCGAAAAAGTGCTCACCCTGGGTTTCAGGGGCGAGGCTCTCTCTTCCATTGCAGCGGTTGCAAAGGTCTACCTGACCACTCGTGAAAAGGACAGCATCTCCGGAACGAAGGTAGTTGTCAGCGGCGGTGCCATTGAGAACGTGCTGGAGGTCGGTGCTGCTCCGGGAACCACCATCGCAGTGGAGTCACTGTTCTATAATACGCCTGCCAGGAAAAAGTACCTGAAAAGCATGCGCACCGAGCTTGCGCATATCACCGATGTCGTTACAAGACACGCTTTTGGTCATCCTGAGATCTCGTTTACTCTAATAAGCGATGGCAAGGTGCTGGTGCGCTCACCAACCTCGGGTGAGATATTCGACAGCATCGTCTACCTGCTTGGAAGCGAATCCGCGAAGAAGCTCATACCTGTGGAGTTCGAGTCGGACATCGTGAAAATAAACGGTTATATCTCAAAACCGGAACTGAGCCGCAGCGGTACGGATCAGCAGTACTTTTTCATAAATGGTCGGGGCATAGCCTCAAAGAGCATCAGCAATGCAGTGAGGCTTGGGTACTACAATTTGATCCCAAAGGGTCGCTTCCCGGTGGCTGTCCTTGATCTGGAACTGGACCTCACTGAGGTGGATGTCAATGTCCACCCTGCAAAGAGGTATGTGAGGATGAGCCATGAGCGGGAGGTATGTGATGCAGTCACTCTTGCTGTGGAAAATGCATTGAAGGTCGAACAGCTTGTACCTGAGGTAAGCCTGCCGGAAAAGAAGCTGGCACAGGCTGTTCTTGTGGAGCAGGTCGAAGAGAGCAGGGAAGAAGTTCCTGATGCGATCTACGAAGGTGGTCCTGTTGAGTTTCCTCAGGAAGAGCTTCCTGTTACTGAGAAAAAGACCCTGCCTCTGGTAAAGGAAGACGAAGAGACCTATCATTACACTGCAAGGGATACGGAAAAGCGACTTAAGCGTTCTGAAAGGACACTGGCAAATACTCCTAAGAAACCTGAAAGGGCAGCTACAGGTCTTGACAGGGCAAGGATCGTAGGGCAGGTCAATGAGCTCTATATTATAGTGGAGCTGGATGATGGCCTTGTCATAGTTGACCAGCATGCTGCGCATGAGCGGGTCATGTACGAGCAGATATGTGACATCAGCAGTTCCGGCTGGCAGGAACTGATTACACCTGTAACACTTGATCTTACCTCCAAGGAGAAGGTCCTGCTTGAGGAGTACATACCTTACCTTGAGGAGATGGGCTTTGGAATATCAGAATTCGGCCCGAACAGCTATGTTGTGACCACTGTTCCAGCACTTCTCGGAAAGATGGAGAGCACTGAGCTGGTACATGATATAATAATAGATCTGCTTTCAACAGGCAGGGTGAGGAACGATACAGGGATGTTCGATAACCTTTGCAAGACCATGGCGTGCCGTGCAGCGATAAAGGCGGGTGCAGAGTGCAGCATAGGGCAGATGGAAAGTCTCCTGAAGCAATTGGATATGGCGGATAATCCGTACACCTGTCCGCATGGTCGTCCGACCATGATATCTTTTAGTCGGGCGGAACTTGACAAACTGTTCAAGAGGACGGGATAA
- the mutS gene encoding DNA mismatch repair protein MutS, giving the protein MNKLTPAMKQYYDAKQQHSDALIFFRMGDFYESFGEDAKTIAQELEITLTTRGKDRDGEKMPLAGIPYHAIDNYLPRLIKKGYKVAICEQLEDPKKAKGVVKRGVVRVVTPGTAIDSSMFTDSSNNYLMSVAGGDGNYGISFLDVSTGEFLTTQFADSPPYDRIASEAARMRPSECILPSELYSNIHIIDRLKELRIVVHEFEEEAFDIPASEKRLKEHFRVSTLEGMGCDGLPYAVSSAGAALDYAVSTQMRELGHVSELKTYSDSEFMVLDSITLRNLEIVKNVRGEGNDTSILKVLDDTKTPMGGRLLQKWLLKPLIDVDSINNRLDAVEALANDTMLRFDIRSHLSFVKDIERMIGRIMYGNSNARDLVALKLSLEAVPMITESLEGDAICEMLKDIRDGLLGFDQLDSIVELIDGSIVEEPPVSVREGGMIKAGYDEALDELKEMSSGGKSWIASFQQKERDRTGIKSLKVGYNKVFGYYIEVTKTNISQVPDDYIRKQTMRNAERFYTPELKEWENVILSADEKITALEYEIFSNITSTVASHSAQLQTIAGLIGQLDCVTSLAEVSVNNNFVRPNITSDCKILIREGRHPVVERSVPGGFVPNDVEMDCVDNQFLLITGPNMAGKSTYMRQVSLIVIMAQAGSFVPASHASVGIVDRVFTRVGAFDDLASGQSTFMVEMVELANILNNATPKSLVLLDEIGRGTSTYDGYSIAKAVVEYIHNKGRVGVRSLFATHYHQLTNISSDLKRVRNYHIAVKEDGDDLVFLRKIVPGATDKSYGIHVARLAGVPHKVTQRAREILQDIEDESSISKESSSKGGKRRRSAQYTQLMLFDPEGSAPAEKDPVVEELENLDINNMTPMDALNKLYELKKKTGEKAEE; this is encoded by the coding sequence ATGAATAAATTAACACCTGCAATGAAACAGTACTATGATGCCAAGCAGCAACATAGCGATGCACTGATCTTCTTCAGGATGGGGGATTTCTATGAGTCCTTCGGGGAAGATGCAAAGACAATTGCGCAGGAACTTGAAATAACGCTGACCACGCGGGGTAAGGACAGGGACGGCGAGAAGATGCCTCTTGCGGGGATCCCCTATCATGCCATCGATAACTATCTCCCGCGTCTTATCAAAAAGGGCTACAAGGTGGCCATCTGTGAACAGCTTGAGGACCCGAAGAAGGCAAAGGGTGTTGTGAAGCGCGGTGTCGTCAGAGTTGTTACACCGGGCACTGCCATTGATAGCTCAATGTTCACGGATTCTTCCAATAATTATCTCATGTCTGTTGCAGGCGGGGACGGAAACTACGGCATCTCATTCCTGGATGTTTCCACAGGTGAGTTCCTGACCACACAGTTCGCCGATTCACCTCCGTATGACAGGATCGCCAGTGAGGCTGCAAGAATGAGGCCCTCGGAATGTATCCTGCCTTCTGAATTGTATTCTAATATTCATATTATTGACAGGCTCAAAGAGCTCAGGATCGTTGTGCACGAGTTCGAGGAAGAGGCATTTGATATCCCTGCATCTGAAAAGAGACTCAAGGAGCACTTCAGGGTATCAACCCTTGAGGGAATGGGCTGTGATGGCCTGCCCTACGCAGTATCCTCTGCAGGAGCTGCCCTCGATTATGCGGTGAGCACCCAGATGAGGGAACTCGGGCATGTGAGCGAGCTGAAGACGTATTCCGACTCCGAGTTCATGGTGCTGGACTCCATCACCCTGAGAAACCTTGAGATCGTGAAGAACGTGCGCGGGGAAGGAAATGACACGTCCATACTGAAGGTCCTGGATGATACCAAAACACCAATGGGCGGCAGGCTGCTCCAGAAATGGCTCCTGAAGCCGCTTATTGATGTGGATTCCATCAACAACCGTCTTGATGCCGTGGAGGCGCTGGCGAACGATACCATGCTCCGCTTCGATATCAGATCCCATCTTTCCTTTGTGAAGGACATCGAGCGCATGATCGGGAGGATCATGTATGGTAATTCCAATGCACGTGACCTTGTTGCACTGAAACTGTCCCTTGAGGCAGTTCCCATGATAACGGAAAGCCTTGAAGGCGATGCCATCTGCGAGATGCTTAAGGACATCAGGGACGGCCTCCTCGGATTTGACCAGCTTGACAGCATCGTGGAGCTGATAGACGGTTCCATAGTGGAGGAGCCTCCGGTAAGTGTCAGGGAAGGCGGGATGATAAAAGCAGGCTATGACGAGGCCCTGGACGAGCTCAAGGAAATGTCCAGTGGGGGCAAGTCATGGATAGCATCGTTCCAGCAGAAAGAGCGTGACAGGACCGGTATCAAGTCGCTCAAGGTCGGCTACAACAAGGTGTTCGGATACTACATCGAGGTCACAAAGACGAACATCTCGCAGGTTCCTGATGATTACATACGCAAGCAGACCATGAGGAACGCGGAAAGGTTCTACACCCCCGAACTCAAGGAGTGGGAGAATGTCATCCTGTCTGCAGATGAGAAGATAACAGCGCTGGAGTATGAGATATTTTCCAATATCACTTCCACCGTTGCCTCGCATTCAGCACAGCTGCAGACCATTGCAGGCCTTATAGGGCAGCTGGACTGTGTCACGAGCCTTGCGGAGGTCTCGGTTAACAATAATTTCGTCAGGCCCAACATCACATCCGATTGCAAGATACTTATACGCGAGGGCAGGCATCCGGTGGTGGAGAGGTCGGTTCCCGGCGGTTTTGTTCCCAATGATGTGGAAATGGACTGTGTGGATAACCAGTTCCTGTTGATAACAGGACCCAACATGGCCGGTAAGTCCACTTACATGCGCCAGGTCTCACTAATTGTAATAATGGCACAGGCAGGCTCATTTGTACCTGCTTCCCACGCATCAGTGGGTATCGTGGACAGGGTGTTCACAAGGGTCGGGGCCTTCGATGACCTTGCAAGCGGGCAGAGTACTTTCATGGTGGAGATGGTGGAGCTTGCCAACATCCTGAACAACGCAACCCCGAAGAGCCTTGTCCTGCTGGATGAGATCGGCAGGGGTACCAGTACCTATGACGGTTACAGTATTGCAAAAGCTGTGGTCGAGTATATTCACAACAAAGGACGTGTGGGCGTACGCTCACTTTTTGCAACACATTACCACCAGCTTACCAATATCTCGTCCGACCTGAAAAGGGTGAGGAACTATCATATCGCAGTGAAGGAGGATGGCGATGACCTCGTGTTCCTGCGCAAGATCGTACCCGGAGCTACTGACAAGAGCTATGGTATACATGTGGCCCGGCTTGCAGGTGTGCCGCACAAGGTGACCCAGAGGGCAAGGGAAATACTGCAGGATATCGAGGATGAGAGCTCCATCAGCAAGGAGAGCAGTTCGAAGGGTGGCAAAAGGAGAAGGTCTGCACAGTACACTCAGCTCATGCTTTTCGATCCGGAAGGTTCCGCTCCTGCCGAGAAAGACCCTGTGGTGGAGGAGCTTGAGAATCTTGATATCAACAATATGACCCCCATGGATGCACTGAACAAGCTCTATGAGCTCAAGAAGAAGACGGGAGAAAAAGCGGAGGAATAA
- a CDS encoding DUF5684 domain-containing protein → MQRIAIKTNTENSWIAWLPLLNVVLMCRVARKSLWYFLGMLIPYVNVLVLMYIWGEMAGNLGRSKWIGVLMIVPVVNLVVPGYLAFSE, encoded by the coding sequence TTGCAAAGGATCGCAATAAAAACCAATACGGAGAATAGCTGGATAGCATGGTTACCTCTCCTTAACGTTGTACTCATGTGCAGGGTTGCAAGGAAGTCCCTGTGGTATTTCCTTGGCATGCTGATCCCATACGTCAACGTCCTTGTATTGATGTACATCTGGGGTGAAATGGCAGGCAACCTTGGCAGATCAAAATGGATAGGCGTCCTGATGATCGTACCGGTGGTAAACCTTGTAGTTCCGGGATACCTTGCTTTCTCGGAATGA